The proteins below come from a single Lineus longissimus chromosome 5, tnLinLong1.2, whole genome shotgun sequence genomic window:
- the LOC135487773 gene encoding metabotropic glutamate receptor 3-like encodes MDVVQRVIVIIAALTFPSVTPYLLDPQMLDYIKDFPNRFTFKDGDLLIAGLFSVHTYSGTEMCGADVFEPAVYHAASMMYAIDAINTDPTILPNITLGYVIFDECRQDTNAMLRMLHIFPDKPPSYQYTGVAANVSFPTFDVVGVVGPATSSSAYLVNRLLGAIRMPVISYYATADSLSDKSVYPYFLRTIPPDVQQVQTMVELLRYFSWTYVSAIYQGTFGKETVQHVETRASMFGICLAIKEEISKTTTSSEYDALITKLRQSRARVVLMYASVVESRKFLHSFMRLKAYKDLIVIASDGMGGPTIRTREVVDDLPVGLMVTDPFMHGIEDFDNYFSNITMTEAEDNVIFRDFWELKFGCSFANGTCSSKYPSSQTFTPAYGFRSDVSVSLVTDAVYAYAHAIANVTSTKCPATTGKALRTCFFGSDLLEHLKNLRFVTANHTVGFDENGDIMGKYQVMVLRNDSGINMAVPMAMLNISNETFEVITKFIQWHPEFSHFDNETGVPKSVCSDPCDPGHYRYFTDDACCWECHRCRTNEITAPDLSRCVECPDQQWPNDTFSNCRPIPHTFVEWQSASSIAFAILAGIGFLLCIFSTVVFVKCSDNRLIKASSVELMYVIISGMCLSLVTVFFCLAIPTYETCLISYFGFIHSFTLTFAPLLTKTRRIYVIFDAGTKTTKEPPFISKISQLVISFCIVFVQVVIGVVTSFVFPIGPVSEMPDKMEMYVELGCQLPTTGLLIALAYNVLLVLVCTYFAFKVRKVPDNFNESKFIGFNVYTTLILFMAFIPTYLTSASLIQKSLFLILCLLVNTYVMLTCLFLPKLYAVGFIDVKNLKLSNQIKDTLDRKKKVDISGLAGVSGTKA; translated from the exons ATGGATGTCGTTCAGCGCGTTATAGTAATCATTGCAGCTTTGACGTTTCCTAGTGTCACGCCGTATCTTTTGGATCCACAGATGCTCGATTATATAAAGGATTTCCCCAATAGGTTCACATTCAAAGATGGCGACCTTCTTATTGCTGGATTGTTTTCCGTTCATACATACAGCGGAACGGAAATGTGTGGGGCAGATGTGTTCGAACCTGCGGTCTACCATGCTGCGAGCATGATGTACGCCATCGACGCTATAAACACTGATCCAACAATATTACCCAATATTACACTCGGGTATGTTATCTTTGACGAATGCAGACAAGACACCAACGCCATGCTACGCATGCTCCATATATTCCCGGACAAACCACCCTCATACCAATACACGGGCGTAGCAGCAAATGTCTCCTTTCCAACCTTTGATGTTGTTGGTGTCGTCGGTCCGGCGACCAGCTCTTCCGCTTATCTCGTGAACCGTTTGTTGGGAGCCATTCGGATGCCCGTCATCAGCTACTACGCGACCGCAGACAGCCTGAGCGACAAGTCCGTCTACCCGTATTTCTTGCGGACCATTCCGCCCGATGTCCAGCAGGTCCAAACAATGGTGGAGCTACTTAGATACTTTAGCTGGACGTACGTCTCCGCCATCTACCAAGGAACATTCGGGAAAGAAACGGTCCAGCATGTTGAAACTCGTGCCAGTATGTTTGGCATTTGTCTTGCTATTAAGGAAGAAATTTCGAAGACAACGACATCCTCAGAATATGACGCATTAATCACAAAATTACGCCAAAGTCGTGCGCGTGTTGTTTTAATGTACGCCAGTGTTGTTGAGAGCAGGAAATTCCTTCATTCGTTCATGCGTTTGAAGGCGTATAAGGACCTGATAGTGATTGCTTCCGATGGTATGGGAGGCCCAACTATCAGGACTCGGGAGGTTGTGGACGACCTACCCGTGGGGCTGATGGTGACAGACCCGTTCATGCATGGCATCGAAGACTTTGACAACTATTTTAGTAATATAACGATGACTGAAGCAGAAGACAATGTCATATTTCGCGACTTCTGGGAGTTGAAATTTGGGTGTTCGTTTGCCAACGGCACGTGTTCGTCCAAGTACCCGAGTAGTCAGACTTTCACGCCAGCGTATGGCTTCCGCTCTGATGTGTCTGTTTCTTTGGTAACGGACGCCGTTTATGCTTATGCGCATGCAATAGCAAACGTGACTTCAACGAAATGCCCTGCTACAACAGGGAAGGCTCTTCGAACGTGCTTCTTTGGTAGCGACCTGTTAGAGCACTTGAAAAACTTGCGTTTTGTTACTGCGAACCACACAGTAGGTTTTGATGAAAACGGCGACATAATGGGGAAATACCAAGTTATGGTTTTGAGGAACGATTCTGGAATAAACATGGCGGtaccaatggcaatgttgaataTATCAAATGAAACTTTCGAAGTGATCACTAAATTCATCCAGTGGCACCCGGAATTTAGTCACTTCGACAACGAAACCGGCGTTCCTAAGTCGGTTTGCTCTGATCCATGCGATCCGGGACATTACCGCTACTTCACTGATGACGCATGTTGTTGGGAGTGTCACAGGTGCCGCACCAATGAGATAACCGCACCAGACTTATCCCGTTGTGTTGAGTGCCCAGACCAACAGTGGCCAAACGATACGTTTTCTAACTGTCGCCCCATCCCCCATACGTTCGTTGAATGGCAGAGTGCATCCAGCATAGCATTCGCCATCCTTGCCGGCATAGGTTTTCTCCTATGCATTTTCTCAACTGTAGTCTTTGTCAAATGTAGTGACAACAGACTTATCAAAGCGTCAAGCGTGGAGCTCATGTATGTGATTATCTCCGGAATGTGTCTGAGCCTTGTGACGGTCTTTTTCTGCCTTGCCATTCCAACATACGAAACGTGTTTGATAAGTTACTTCGGGTTCATTCACTCATTCACATTAACATTTGCGCCATTGCTGACGAAAACGAGGCGGATCTACGTCATCTTTGATGCGGGAACCAAGACAACCAAAGAACCTCCTTTCATTAGTAAGATCTCTCAACTTGTGATCAGCTTTTGTATAGTGTTTGTTCAG GTGGTCATTGGTGTCGTGACGTCATTCGTCTTTCCCATCGGCCCTGTATCCGAGATGCCTGACAAAATGGAGATGTACGTAGAACTAGGTTGCCAGCTTCCAACCACAGGACTTCTGATTGCGCTTGCCTACAACGTCCTACTGGTACTGGTGTGTACATACTTTGCCTTCAAAGTGAGGAAGGTCCCGGAcaatttcaatgaaagcaaattCATCGGTTTCAATGTTTACACAACTCTCATACTCTTCATGGCATTTATCCCAACCTATTTGACCTCAGCGAGTTTGATTCAGAAATCACTTTTTCTCATCTTGTGCCTCTTGGTGAATACTTATGTCATGTTAACGTGTTTGTTTTTGCCGAAATTGTATGCAGTCGGATTCATTGATGTCAAGAATTTGAAACTCTCCAATCAGATCAAAGATACTTTGGACCGTAAGAAGAAGGTAGACATCAGCGGATTGGCTGGCGTCAGTGGGACCAAAGCTTGA
- the LOC135488641 gene encoding tubulin alpha chain-like yields MRECISIHVGQAGVQIGNACWELYCLEHGIQPDGQMPSDKTIGGGDDSFNTFFSETGSGKHVPRAVFIDLEPTVVDEVRTGMYRRLFHPEQLISGKEDAANNYARGHYTVGKEMIDLVLDKLRKLSDQCTGLQGFLLFHSFGGGTGSGFSSLLMERLSVDYGKKSKLEFAIYPAPQISTAVVEPYNSILTTHTTLEHSDCAFMVDNEAIYDICRRNLDIDRPTYTNLNRLMGQIVSSITASLRFDGALNVDLTEFQTNLVPYPRIHFPLATYAPVISAEKAYHEQMTVSEITNTCFEPANQMVKCDPRHGKYMACCLLFRGDVVPKDVNQAIATIKTKRSIQFVDWCPTGFKVGINYQPPTVVPGGDLAKVQRAVCMLSNTTAISEAWARLDHKFDLMYAKRAFVHWYVGEGMEEGEFSEAREDLAALEKDYEEVGVDSIEPGDGPVEGEEY; encoded by the exons ATG CGTGAATGTATCTCCATCCATGTTGGACAGGCTGGTGTCCAGATTGGCAACGCCTGCTGGGAATTGTACTGTTTGGAGCACGGTATCCAGCCAGATGGCCAGATGCCCAGTGACAAGACCATCGGAGGTGGTGACGACTCTTTCAACACCTTCTTCAGCGAGACTGGTTCAGGGAAACACGTCCCAAGAGCGGTCTTCATTGACCTGGAGCCAACAGTAGTCG ATGAGGTCCGTACTGGTATGTACCGCCGGCTCTTCCACCCGGAGCAGCTCATCTCCGGGAAGGAAGACGCCGCCAACAACTACGCCCGTGGTCACTATACCGTTGGGAAAGAAATGATTGACCTAGTCCTGGACAAGCTCAGAAAGTTATCCGACCAGTGCACCGGTCTCCAGGGCTTTCTGCTCTTCCATTCGTTCGGAGGCGGCACCGGATCTGGCTTCTCGTCTCTCCTAATGGAGCGTCTCTCCGTCGACTATGGCAAGAAATCAAAGTTAGAGTTCGCCATCTATCCCGCACCGCAGATCTCCACCGCTGTCGTTGAGCCGTACAATTCGATTTTGACGACCCACACCACCCTGGAGCACTCGGACTGTGCCTTCATGGTCGACAACGAAGCCATCTACGATATCTGTCGCCGGAACCTCGACATCGACAGGCCAACCTACACCAACTTGAACCGGCTGATGGGACAGATCGTCAGCTCCATCACCGCTTCCCTCCGTTTCGATGGCGCTCTCAATGTCGACCTGACTGAGTTTCAGACCAACTTAGTGCCCTACCCACGAATCCACTTTCCCCTGGCAACATACGCACCAGTCATCTCGGCGGAGAAGGCTTACCACGAGCAAATGACGGTTTCGGAGATCACTAACACTTGCTTCGAGCCAGCCAACCAGATGGTGAAGTGTGACCCGCGACACGGAAAGTATATGGCATGCTGCTTGCTGTTTCGTGGTGATGTCGTCCCGAAAGACGTCAATCAAGCCATCGCTACCATCAAGACCAAACGGTCTATCCAGTTCGTAGATTGGTGTCCAACAGGTTTCAAGGTCGGCATCAACTACCAGCCACCAACCGTCGTCCCTGGTGGTGACTTGGCCAAGGTCCAGCGTGCCGTCTGCATGTTGAGCAACACCACTGCCATCTCTGAAGCCTGGGCCCGCCTCGACCACAAGTTTGACTTGATGTACGCCAAGCGCGCTTTTGTCCATTGGTATGTCGGTGAGGGTATGGAAGAGGGAGAGTTCTCTGAGGCCCGTGAGGACTTGGCTGCCCTTGAGAAGGATTATGAAGAGGTCGGTGTAGATTCGATCGAACCAGGAGATGGCCCAGTGGAAGGAGAGGAGTATTGA